Below is a window of Spirochaetota bacterium DNA.
GGGCTTTTCGTCGGCATCGAATATCACAAGCGATTCGACCGCCGTGCGCTCATCACACGCCGCGAATACGAGCGCGGGCGCTTCGGCAAATTCGTCATCGGCGAAGCGAAGATGATAGAGCCCTATTACTACCGTCATTCGAATTTCCAGAACTGGTTCACCTGCGATAAGACCGACCCGTTCGTCTATGTCGGCTGTCACTATGTCGACCTTGTCTATTTCATAACGCATCTCAAGCCCGTGGCGGTGTCAGTCACCGGCGTAAAGGGGAAATTCCCCAACGGGAACGAGGGCTATCTCTGGGCGAACGGGCGCGTGACCTTCGAGAACGGCGCGATACTGAACGTGACCGATGGGCTCGGCTATCCGGATGAGGCGGCAGGGAGCAATGAGCAGGGACTTGTCATGTATTTTGAATCCAAGGATCAATGCGGGTATATACGGCACGGCGATCAGTTCCGCGGTGTCGAGCATTCATATACCGATGGGAAGAAATTCAACTATGTGAACCCGGATTTCTACAAGCTCGTTCCATGGGAGGGCGACGGATATAAGCCGGTCGGATACGGCTTTGATTCGGTGGCTGCCATTCTCGGGACGGTCGGAATAATACGCGGCGCGGTGGACGGTATGGACGCGAAGAAGTCGCTCGCCGAACGCCAACGCATCATAAAGGATGTCGATGCGAAAGGCATTATCGCAACACCGGCGAATTCATCGATCAATGAACTCGTCGTCGAAGCGGCACGGCAGTCTATACTCAGCGACGGCGATGTTGTGAACATCACCTACGGCGACAGACCGCAGGTAAAGCCGCGCCACTAAACAGTTACCTTCGCACCCTGGAGAGGACCGCGCAGCTACGTACGCTTTACCCCGGTCATAGCGAGCAGCATGACAGCGGCATCAGTATCGCCCTCGGCGCGCATGTTCACCGACCGAATCATCTTCTTCGGGAATGGATTGAGCCATTCATACCCGTACGCAGTAATATCCGTACCGTTCTCATCCTTTTCCGCAATGAACGGATCGGCAAGGAATGTGGCGATATACCCCTCATGCCGGTATATGCTGTGCGTAAGCGGTTCGGCATACCGACGATGCATCGCCGCAATATTCCCGCCGTATTCTACCGGCACACGTACCTTCGATCCGTCGGCATAGATCACTTCATATGATGCGATCACCGCAAGATCGTTCCACGGTATGCGCTCCGCGTTCGCAAGCGCCGTGTGGACGAATACGATGCTGTCGAGCGTCTTGCCGATCTTTATCTGCGCATCGGAAGGGAAACGCCGCTCGCTCACTGCCTTCCCTTCCACCGC
It encodes the following:
- a CDS encoding Gfo/Idh/MocA family oxidoreductase, whose translation is MNKKPFDVTIVGGGMITNDLLLPSIYQLKRDGLVKNINVCALNNPPLKALVENKENTEAFPGLSFNAYPSLSDDPKKNYPELYKEVIAKMEPHNAVVVAMPDQFHYDVVKVALTHDQHVLCVKPLVLKYEQAVELEHLAHEKGLFVGIEYHKRFDRRALITRREYERGRFGKFVIGEAKMIEPYYYRHSNFQNWFTCDKTDPFVYVGCHYVDLVYFITHLKPVAVSVTGVKGKFPNGNEGYLWANGRVTFENGAILNVTDGLGYPDEAAGSNEQGLVMYFESKDQCGYIRHGDQFRGVEHSYTDGKKFNYVNPDFYKLVPWEGDGYKPVGYGFDSVAAILGTVGIIRGAVDGMDAKKSLAERQRIIKDVDAKGIIATPANSSINELVVEAARQSILSDGDVVNITYGDRPQVKPRH